The DNA window TTAATGGTTTACAAGCTACTCCAAGGTATTTATCCTTTAGCGTAAAGAACACTTTTAAAGCAAGTCTGCCATCGTTAAGAGATAACTAGGGCTGGACAACAGCTGCCTGTTTTATACATACCACAAGTCATTGCTCCAACAACAAAGCCCTGGGCTGCCACACGCATGTGAATCAGATGAACAGACATTTTTGTAttgcctctgtgcttcagtttgtaCAGTCCATAGCTTACAACTGCAACCAAGCCTGCCATCCCTATAAAGCAGGGTAAACAAGTGTTTAGTAATTACATGATTTTACATTCCTCACACATAAGACTTGTTAATTTTAAGTTGtcgacttttatttttaaagaaaaagctacttataacccccctccccacacacacacttgttttaGTCCCATCATTAACACCTAACAGTAACTACAGTATTAGCTTATGTTCAGTAGGATTCGTTTATAGGCAATTCCTTTCCCACCCAAGTAACGTCTAGGTTGACCCAGAAGACAGTCCAGATTGGACCCCCAACAGAGTTTTGGTACTCCATTACTGGagaactgagttaaaaaaaactaAGACATGGCATATCATTGCACAACATTCCTTCCAGGTAGACAGCTGGGGATAGCAGTCTTGAGGGATGTCAGGGCTGCTTTGATACTGGTCAAAAACTGCCGTAAGAGCAAATTAACTGCCTCTTCTTTTCAGAGGAATGCCCTAAGAGCTGTAGTTCAAAAACAAACAGGAGTTCTCAAATGAAACTCTGAACAAAGTTCAAACTGCATCCATGCACTAATAGCAGTACTAGATTTCTTGATCTAGACACCCACAAGTGAAGATTGTATATGTCAAGTTTGACCCTGGATTCATTTGAATACTGGCATTGGACATGTCATGTTATTTCTCCTGTGCACTGGAGCATTAGCTCAGAGGACACATTTCattgcctcaccaatctaccagaattctttgagggagtcaacaagcatgtggacaaaggagatccagtaatTGTAGtgtggggaagggatagctcagtggtttgagcactggcctgctaaacccaggattgtgagttcaatccttgaggggccatttagggatctggggcaaaaatttgggattggtcctgctttgagcagggggttggactagatgacctcctaaggtcccttccaaccctgatattctatgattctatttagattttcagaaagcctttgacaagattcctcaccaaaggctcttaagcaaaataagcagtcatgggataagagggaaggttctctcatggattggtaactggttaaaagataggaaatagagggtaggaataaatggtcagttttcagaatggagagaggtaaatagtggtgtcccccagagatctgtactggatccagtcctatttaacatatttataaatgaactGGTCTGATGTGAGAGTCCGTTTCTTCAATCAGAAGACTTCAGCACCTAGAGCTGTCAGTTTAGCAAGAGGCAAGttcacacttttttaaaatcacttatcACTTATTAATTTGGGAGAATCTGAAGTGACCAGACGTAGTCCCTGTGAGATACGACATCCTGGACAAAACTTATGgaattaagtattttaagagTCCATTGCATTAAAAATCCAATTGGTTATGTTCCTTCCCTAGAAACATAattaatgcaatctctgggaaatattaggaacttcaaaggacttttggggacaatgtgtgaagtggatttcctaagAAATACTTGGGACTAGGGGGATGGAAATGACCCACCCCTTTTGAAGCTTCCTTTGAAGCAAAAAATCCACTGCCTGGCTGATTACCTATACGGTCTCTTCAAAGGTCCAGACTGGATAAAGCAGTGATTTAGAGTCATGAGGGTGATagttctgagctgaggctgttGTAAACTTGTGACCATAGAAGAGATCCCATTGCGGGGGTTTGAAGGACTAAGCACCTGCCagagtccatgctggagctggggtgatctctggtgagCATGTGTGTAggtccttttgttgtttttaataagttCTCTAATTCTTTTATCCTAAGAATAAATAAGCTTGCACAGAAAGAGCTGTATGGTACCTAAACAATGGGCAGTTAACACTGTtattagtctctgaagagaaagcaaacaggtctgcttaggcagtctgtctTGCTGGGAACAACACTGAAGGCtgggaactgttcagcctggaagtATTCAGGTCAGAAGGGAGACACTCATATcaccacccaagagaggtgacggcCATGGGAGTTGGAAGCCTAgaatgggtgcccttgctgggccacagagagggaatacaggtgcagctaTCCTGAACTGTGACAGCCCTCTACTGCCAggcctctgggcttgctgcaagGTACGTTTCCCCAAGTATAGGATCCACTACCCAAAATTTGAAATGAGAGCTGTGTAAGCAATTATCAAATTATTATCAATTAGCAAAACAGAGGGAATTACAAGGAATACATAGACATTTTAAGTCTACAGTGTTTGATAAAGCTACCAGATAAGAGTATTAATTCAGGTAGTACACCATAATAGGTACAAGAGGTAGGGCAAAATTACCACAGTACTATATTGAATGAGGAAGCAATATTTCACAGTAATTTCCTGTTTGTAGTGTGTGACTAAATTTACTATAATCTCCGCCCATTACAAGAACACTGTGCAACCGGGTATTTTCCCAGATTTACTTGTCTTACTCCACAGCATCATTGCACTGCGAAATTGAAACTTACCAACAGGTACAAAGGGTGACTCTTTAGATTTTCTGATCAGTTTTGATGCCTGGCTGTTATCAGTCTCATAGCTAGGAAGAACGGATTTCTGACTAGATGACATGTTGACTGcggagaaaaagaaaatctgcttTAGAATTTAAGAGTTTTTTCACATTTGAGAGTTCAGTAGAAGTCAGACCTTGAATGTACCACAAGTATATAAAGGACAGTAACTTCCACTGTATATTCAGTTATAAACAAGATACAAGTCAAAAAAACTTTGAACTGATAAGATGGTGTATGGCTTAATCCACACTAACTACTACAATGTTTATCTATACCACCAAGCTAAATTCAATTTTATGAATATAAAAACCTCAGAATGTACGTATGGCTTTTACAATACAAGAATAAGCTTTGGTAGAATAATTCCATATCAAACAGACTGGTGACATAGAAAGCCATTAGGCCAAGCTTCCTGTTATACTTTCCACACAAAGAATTGAGTTCCCAGCACCTCCATGAAAGGCACAGTCAATTCTGGTTCTTCACAAATTCTAAGCCAGTGAAAGCTTAGATCAGAAGCATTTCCTTGCAAAATTTCTGTCCTCCACCATATCAATTCATTTCTGTAGGGCTACTCATCCATGCTGGCACTGGATTTtaagtgggaggaggggaaggagaagagttcCTGACATATTTTGTGAGGAAAAACAGTAAGCCACTATAGAAGGTCAGACAGCACATTTGACAAGCAGGGAAAAATGCACCTGGAGGATACTCTACTTCATTTAAGTTTAAACTATGTGAATTCAGATTTTTACTGAAGAGCCAGAAGCCTAATATTTAAAGAGAGAGTAGGTACTGGGTCTAGTATCGATATCAGACCCGCAGGAGTTTGATGGACACACCATAGCTTGCATATGGAACATgtcaaccttttaaaaataaatggattatCATTCCCACATCAATGAATACTTTTCTCATGCAATACTATTTCATCTACAATTAAAAAGTTCAAGTTGAAACATGTTCTTTCTATCAAGATTGAGTAGCAAAAAGGAACAGCTGCTAAGAGCAGAACACTACTGCTCAGACTGATGACTAtcgaaaaaaaatgaagaaaaccgGATATCAAGGCTTGCCAGTGACCCAATTTCAATATTTCCAGCAAGCTCATTGATagggaaggatttaaaaaaaaaaaacaaaacccgtCTATGTCACCATAGATTACTTCCTTCTTCAGACTCTGGCACTAGCACAATTCTCCCTGTAATTCAGGAacgctgaaaaaaaaaaagctgacttTAGATGGTCAGTTCAGTAACTATTGCAGACCTCCTCCTTGGGCTGATTAggctgtatttttattatttgagtTTTCCTAACAATGTGCTCAGCACTGCAAGGCATAGAGTGTGCCTCACAAAGCTTTCCATCTCAGACAGTGCAGTGTAAATGGACTCTCATGAGACTAAATGCCCCATGGTATTTAAgtcatttgtaaagcactgatTTACTCAAAAAGCAAGCTACGTATAGGCATATGACAAATCATaattttgataaaaagaaaaggagtacttgtggcacctaaaagactaaaaaatttattagagcataagcttttgtgagctacagctcacttcatcctaagcttatgctctaataaatttgttagtctctaaggtgccacaagtcctccttttctttttgcgaatacagacgaacacggctgctactctgaaacctgtcataattttgATGCCATTCATGTTTAAATATAGACTTCTACACCTGAATTTGAAAAGACTGGCTTATTTATATTTTCACAACCAAGTTTAAACCACTTTATCATACACATCGTGTGCAAGGAGAGAAATGACAATACTTTATGAACATACCCAGATCTAGTCTGATTGTCAGTATTTAGAAGCCAGGACAATCTTCTTAGTGGAGAAGCAACAGTTTCGAATGCCCTTAGAGCCCTTAACTATAAGATACCCTTAGCTATAAAATGAGACCTACAGCACCTATAAAAGATGCAAAGCAGCACCTGACATTTTAGTAAATGGGGAAGGTGAAGTCAAAACTAAATGCTCTCATGTTCTCCCAAAGGGAGGAGACAGGATTTTTAGCCAAATGCGAGGTAACGTAGGTGTTTAGCTGTGACCTTCAGCTCAACCAGAGGTCACAGAAATGGCTTTCAGAGAGAAGACCCGCTGGGGGAGGAAGTGGGACCATGGCGAGGACAGCACCCCGAGGCGCCCCTAACGGCCACGCCCTTGTGTGGCACGGGGCATTTTCAGGCCACGAAGGGATGAAACCCCAGGACGCACCCAGCCCCTTACTCACCGGGAATGCTTCCGGGGTGAGGGAGGGGTGTACGCCTAAGCTCAGACAAGCTCCCTGGAGCGGGTACCCGCCCAAGCCTCAAGGACTACGGCAAGGAGCCCTGCTAGAGCGCCCCCCACAGGCCCCATTTGTTACTGCACCACgagactgacccccccccccccgggacaggCAGGAACACCCTCCCCCAGAGGCGACGTTACCCCAGTCCTAGCTTAGCCCGGCCCCCTCCTCATTAcatcaccccccctcccccgttacCCAGCTCCGGCCTCAGCCCAGCGCCCTCCGCTCCCGTGTCCCTCCAGCTTCCCTAACCCGCCCCGCGGCCACCCATGGGCCCCCCAGCTCCGGGTCACTACGCGGAGCCCCCCACCGCGGTCCCGCCGCTCCTCAGACTCGGACCCGCACTCACGCGCTCGCGACTCTCAGCCACGCGACACAAGCGCTGACGGAGCGACGCAGCCGCGACCCCTCGCTCCG is part of the Dermochelys coriacea isolate rDerCor1 chromosome 2, rDerCor1.pri.v4, whole genome shotgun sequence genome and encodes:
- the HIGD1A gene encoding HIG1 domain family member 1A, mitochondrial yields the protein MSSSQKSVLPSYETDNSQASKLIRKSKESPFVPVGMAGLVAVVSYGLYKLKHRGNTKMSVHLIHMRVAAQGFVVGAMTCGVLYSMYREYLAKPKE